In the Oncorhynchus gorbuscha isolate QuinsamMale2020 ecotype Even-year linkage group LG05, OgorEven_v1.0, whole genome shotgun sequence genome, one interval contains:
- the LOC124035918 gene encoding transmembrane protein 208-like produces the protein MAPKGKVGTKGKKQIHEENGATLKFYTRVILGANAIYTALNLLVFYSSSTFWTWFALVFALAVYVGSYRSMTAMAKAVFGEDGSLLDGGIDLNMEQGMAEHLKDVILLTAILQVLSTISSWFWYLWLLAPARAMFLLWVNFLGPWFSAETPGAAPEEANEKKQRRQERRQMKRF, from the exons ATGGCG CCCAAAGGTAAGGTCGGCACTAAAGGCAAGAAGCAAATCCACGAGGAGAATGGGGCGACACTCAAGTTCTACACCAGAGTAATCTTGGGAGCCAAC GCGATATACACTGCGTTAAACCTCTTGGTCTTCTATAGCTCTTCAACGTTTTGGACATGG TTTGCCCTGGTGTTTGCACTAGCAGTGTATGTGGGCAGTTACCGCTCCATGACTGCCATGGCCAAAGCAGTGTTTGGTGAGGATGGGAGTTTGCTGGACGGAGGAATAGATCTGAACATGGAGCAGGGGATGGCAGA GCATCTGAAGGATGTTATCCTGCTAACTGCCATATTACAAGTGCTCAGCACCATCTCCTCCTGGTTCTGGTATCTTTGGCTGCTG GCCCCGGCCCGTGCCATGTTCCTGCTGTGGGTGAACTTCCTAGGCCCCTGGTTTTCGGCCGAGACCCCTGGTGCCGCCCCAGAGGAGGCGAATGAGAAGAAGCAGAGGCGACAGGAGCGCAGACAGATGAAGAGGTTCTAG
- the LOC124035921 gene encoding katanin p80 WD40 repeat-containing subunit B1-like isoform X2, protein MAVANTTKTSWRLQEIVAHSSNVACLALGKNSGRLLATGGEDCRVNIWAVSKPNCIMSLTGHNNPVECVKFNNSEEQVVAGSQSGSLRVWDLEAAKILRTLMGHKANICSLDFHPFGEYLASGSMDTNIKLWDVRRKGCVFRYKGHTQAVRCLAFSPDGKWLASASDDSTIKLWDLTAGKMITEFTAHTGAINIIQFHPNEYLLASGSSDRTIKLWDLEKFKMIGSSGGEMGPVRCLAFNLDGCCLYSGAVDSLRVYGWEPDRCFDVVPVGWGKVADLAICNHQLIGVSYNLANISSYVVDLTRVKKSGSVIQGVIQDDQPLTESSPKGSTLRRNYERPLTTCSTQRVKQSSESERRSPEGEMRSPSSEDEKESSAEIRNPEDYKEIFQPKSAISRTPPKNEPFPAPLEDESFVVRANQGLVEVMTPLTDRQQPGLLKNLPVASSTPVLRVEPTVVATAPCPIPVVTARPPTNQPPAPHPAPPPVVAMAKAKPQPSVILSSRNEPIGLNVGDFLPPARNNRPSVLGDDEALAQIRKGHDTMCVMLTSRHKNLDTIRAVWGSGDVKTSLDSAVSMKDLSIVVDILNIVNLKPSLWKLDLCTSILPQIEELLQSNYMQTGCTSLKLILKRFWPLISDTLTAPPSVGVDITREERHQKCKACYKLLKNLSDLVKNKADQVGRHGSAFKELQLLLAPLDY, encoded by the exons ATGGCTGTGGCCAACACCACCAAAACATCATGGAGATTAC AGGAGATTGTAGCCCACTCCAGTAATGTGGCGTGTCTGGCCCTGGGGAAGAACTCTGGCCGTCTGCTAGCCACTGGGGGAGAGGACTGCCGAGTCAACATCTGGGCAGTCAGCAAACCCAACTGCATCATG AGTTTGACAGGCCATAATAACCCAGTAGAGTGTGTGAAGTTTAATAACTCTGAGGAGCAGGTGGTGGCTGGCTCACAGTCCGGATCACTGCGTGTATGGGACCTGGAGGCTGCAAAGA TCCTAAGAACTCTAATGGGACACAAGGCCAATATCTGTAGCTTGGACTTCCACCCGTTTGGGGAATACCTGGCATCTGGTTCCATGGACACCAACATcaag CTGTGGGATGTACGGAGAAAGGGCTGTGTGTTCAGGTACAAG GGTCACACTCAGGCAGTGAGGTGCCTGGCCTTCAGTCCAGATGGGAAATGGTTGGCCTCTGCTAGTGATGACAGCACCATCAAG CTGTGGGACCTGACTGCAGGGAAGATGATCACAGAGTTCACAGCACACACCGGAGCCATCAACATCATCCAGTTCCACCCCAACGAGTATCTGCTAGCGTCAGGCAGCTCTGACAG GACCATCAAACTGTGGGATCTGGAAAAGTTCAAGATGATTGGCTCttcagggggagagatgggaccCGTCAG gtgtctggCCTTTAACCTGGATGGCTGCTGTCTGTACAGTGGAGCTGTGGACTCTCTCCGTGTGTATGGCTGGGAGCCTGACCGCTGCTTTGATGTGGTGCCAGTGGGCTGGGGCAAGGTGGCAGACCTGGCTATCTGCAACCACCAGCTG attGGCGTGTCGTACAATCTGGCTAATATTTCGTCCTACGTGGTGGATCTGACGCGGGTAAAGAAGTCTGGCTCTGTGATCCAAGGCGTAATCCAGGACGACCAGCCGCTCACAGAGTCCTCCCCGAAAGGATCCACGCTGCGACGCAACTACGAGCGACCCCTGACCACTTGCAGCACACAGAG GGTAAAGCAGAGTTCTGAGTCAGAGCGGCGCAGTCccgagggggagatgaggagccCCAGCAGTGAGGACGAGAAGGAGTCCTCCGCCGAGATCCGTAACCCCGAGGACTACAAAGAGATCTTCCAGCCAAAGAGCGCCATCT CTCGCACCCCCCCAAAGAATGAGCCCTTCCCTGCCCCCTTAGAAGATG AGAGTTTTGTGGTGAGAGCTAACCAAGGGCTGGTGGAGGTCATGACTCCTCTGACTGACAGACAGCAG CCCGGCCTGTTGAAGAACCTTCCAGTGGCATCGTCCACTCCGGTCCTGAGGGTGGAGCCTACCGTGGTCGCCACGGCGCCCTGTCCCATCCCAGTAGTAACCGCACGGCCGCCGACTAACCAGCCCCCTGCACCCCACCCAGCCCCCCCACCAGTCGTTGCTATGGCGAAGGCCAAACCCCAGCCCAGCGTCATCCTCTCCTCCAGGAATGAACCAATAGGACTCAACGTGGGAGATTTCCttcct CCTGCTCGTAACAACCGGCCCAGTGTGCTGGGTGATGACGAGGCTCTGGCCCAGATCAGAAAGGGTCATGACACCATGTGTGTGATGCTCACCAGCCGACACAAGAACCTGGACACTATCAGAGCCGTGTGGGGCAGCGGGGACGTCAAG ACCTCCTTGGACTCTGCGGTCTCGATGAAGGATCTCTCGATTGTCGTGGACATCCTCAACATCGTTAACCTCAAACC GTCGCTATGGAAACTGGACCTGTGTACCTCTATCCTGCCCCAGATTGAAGAGCTGCTGCAAAGCAA TTACATGCAGACGGGTTGCACGTCTCTGAAGCTGATCCTGAAGCGTTTCTGGCCTCTCATCTCAGACACGCTGACAGCGCCCCCCTCTGTTGGAGTGGATATAACACGGGAGGAACG CCACCAGAAGTGCAAGGCATGCTACAAGCTGCTGAAGAACCTCAGCGACTTGGTGAAGAACAAGGCCGACCAGGTGGGTCGCCACGGCAGCGCCTTCAAAGAGCTGCAGCTGCTCCTGGCGCCACTGGACTACTGA
- the LOC124035921 gene encoding katanin p80 WD40 repeat-containing subunit B1-like isoform X1, with product MAVANTTKTSWRLQEIVAHSSNVACLALGKNSGRLLATGGEDCRVNIWAVSKPNCIMSLTGHNNPVECVKFNNSEEQVVAGSQSGSLRVWDLEAAKILRTLMGHKANICSLDFHPFGEYLASGSMDTNIKLWDVRRKGCVFRYKGHTQAVRCLAFSPDGKWLASASDDSTIKLWDLTAGKMITEFTAHTGAINIIQFHPNEYLLASGSSDRTIKLWDLEKFKMIGSSGGEMGPVRCLAFNLDGCCLYSGAVDSLRVYGWEPDRCFDVVPVGWGKVADLAICNHQLIGVSYNLANISSYVVDLTRVKKSGSVIQGVIQDDQPLTESSPKGSTLRRNYERPLTTCSTQRVKQSSESERRSPEGEMRSPSSEDEKESSAEIRNPEDYKEIFQPKSAISRTPPKNEPFPAPLEDESFVVRANQGLVEVMTPLTDRQQPGLLKNLPVASSTPVLRVEPTVVATAPCPIPVVTARPPTNQPPAPHPAPPPVVAMAKAKPQPSVILSSRNEPIGLNVGDFLPPARNNRPSVLGDDEALAQIRKGHDTMCVMLTSRHKNLDTIRAVWGSGDVKTSLDSAVSMKDLSIVVDILNIVNLKPSLWKLDLCTSILPQIEELLQSKYESYMQTGCTSLKLILKRFWPLISDTLTAPPSVGVDITREERHQKCKACYKLLKNLSDLVKNKADQVGRHGSAFKELQLLLAPLDY from the exons ATGGCTGTGGCCAACACCACCAAAACATCATGGAGATTAC AGGAGATTGTAGCCCACTCCAGTAATGTGGCGTGTCTGGCCCTGGGGAAGAACTCTGGCCGTCTGCTAGCCACTGGGGGAGAGGACTGCCGAGTCAACATCTGGGCAGTCAGCAAACCCAACTGCATCATG AGTTTGACAGGCCATAATAACCCAGTAGAGTGTGTGAAGTTTAATAACTCTGAGGAGCAGGTGGTGGCTGGCTCACAGTCCGGATCACTGCGTGTATGGGACCTGGAGGCTGCAAAGA TCCTAAGAACTCTAATGGGACACAAGGCCAATATCTGTAGCTTGGACTTCCACCCGTTTGGGGAATACCTGGCATCTGGTTCCATGGACACCAACATcaag CTGTGGGATGTACGGAGAAAGGGCTGTGTGTTCAGGTACAAG GGTCACACTCAGGCAGTGAGGTGCCTGGCCTTCAGTCCAGATGGGAAATGGTTGGCCTCTGCTAGTGATGACAGCACCATCAAG CTGTGGGACCTGACTGCAGGGAAGATGATCACAGAGTTCACAGCACACACCGGAGCCATCAACATCATCCAGTTCCACCCCAACGAGTATCTGCTAGCGTCAGGCAGCTCTGACAG GACCATCAAACTGTGGGATCTGGAAAAGTTCAAGATGATTGGCTCttcagggggagagatgggaccCGTCAG gtgtctggCCTTTAACCTGGATGGCTGCTGTCTGTACAGTGGAGCTGTGGACTCTCTCCGTGTGTATGGCTGGGAGCCTGACCGCTGCTTTGATGTGGTGCCAGTGGGCTGGGGCAAGGTGGCAGACCTGGCTATCTGCAACCACCAGCTG attGGCGTGTCGTACAATCTGGCTAATATTTCGTCCTACGTGGTGGATCTGACGCGGGTAAAGAAGTCTGGCTCTGTGATCCAAGGCGTAATCCAGGACGACCAGCCGCTCACAGAGTCCTCCCCGAAAGGATCCACGCTGCGACGCAACTACGAGCGACCCCTGACCACTTGCAGCACACAGAG GGTAAAGCAGAGTTCTGAGTCAGAGCGGCGCAGTCccgagggggagatgaggagccCCAGCAGTGAGGACGAGAAGGAGTCCTCCGCCGAGATCCGTAACCCCGAGGACTACAAAGAGATCTTCCAGCCAAAGAGCGCCATCT CTCGCACCCCCCCAAAGAATGAGCCCTTCCCTGCCCCCTTAGAAGATG AGAGTTTTGTGGTGAGAGCTAACCAAGGGCTGGTGGAGGTCATGACTCCTCTGACTGACAGACAGCAG CCCGGCCTGTTGAAGAACCTTCCAGTGGCATCGTCCACTCCGGTCCTGAGGGTGGAGCCTACCGTGGTCGCCACGGCGCCCTGTCCCATCCCAGTAGTAACCGCACGGCCGCCGACTAACCAGCCCCCTGCACCCCACCCAGCCCCCCCACCAGTCGTTGCTATGGCGAAGGCCAAACCCCAGCCCAGCGTCATCCTCTCCTCCAGGAATGAACCAATAGGACTCAACGTGGGAGATTTCCttcct CCTGCTCGTAACAACCGGCCCAGTGTGCTGGGTGATGACGAGGCTCTGGCCCAGATCAGAAAGGGTCATGACACCATGTGTGTGATGCTCACCAGCCGACACAAGAACCTGGACACTATCAGAGCCGTGTGGGGCAGCGGGGACGTCAAG ACCTCCTTGGACTCTGCGGTCTCGATGAAGGATCTCTCGATTGTCGTGGACATCCTCAACATCGTTAACCTCAAACC GTCGCTATGGAAACTGGACCTGTGTACCTCTATCCTGCCCCAGATTGAAGAGCTGCTGCAAAGCAAGTATGAGAG TTACATGCAGACGGGTTGCACGTCTCTGAAGCTGATCCTGAAGCGTTTCTGGCCTCTCATCTCAGACACGCTGACAGCGCCCCCCTCTGTTGGAGTGGATATAACACGGGAGGAACG CCACCAGAAGTGCAAGGCATGCTACAAGCTGCTGAAGAACCTCAGCGACTTGGTGAAGAACAAGGCCGACCAGGTGGGTCGCCACGGCAGCGCCTTCAAAGAGCTGCAGCTGCTCCTGGCGCCACTGGACTACTGA